The following DNA comes from Flavisolibacter ginsenosidimutans.
TTGCCGGTTAAGCGCAACTCGGGTTTGCCGTCGCTTAAAGCCGCTTCAATAAAAAGGATATCACCGCCAACGTATGTGTAAGCAAGGCCAACGGCTACACCGGGAATGGTTGCCTGTTTATAGAGTTCGTTGCTGAAACGTGATTTGCCTAATATCTTTTCAATGTCTTCTGTTGTCAGTACAGGTTTAATGGCGCCGTTCATGGCAAGTTCTTTTGCCTGGAAACGCATGATGGCCGCAAGATGCCGGTCGAGTTCGCGAACGCCGCTTTCCCTTGTATAATCCTGGATAATCTTTTCTAAAATCTTGTCGCTAATCTTAAACTTCGACGACTTCAATCCATGCGCCTCTACTTGTTTTGGAATGAGGTGACGCTTGGCAATTTCAATCTTTTCTTCCACGGCATAGCCGCTTAATTCGATAATCTCCAAACGATCGCGAAGTGCGGGCTGAATGGTTTGCAAATTGTTGGCGGTGGCAATGAAAAGCACCTTGCTCAAATCGTATTCAAGCTCTAAATAATTGTCGTAAAAGGAATGGTTTTGTTCCGGGTCCAACACTTCCAGCAAGGCGCTGCTTGGATCGCCGCGAAAATCGCTTCCCACCTTGTCAACTTCATCCAGAATCATCACAGGATTTGATGATTTTATCTTGCGGATGTTTTGCACAATTCTTCCCGGCATGGCGCCGATGTATGTTTTGCGGTGGCCGCGAATTTCACTTTCGTCGTGAATGCCGCCCAAGCTCAAACGCACATATTTTCTGCCGATGGCATTTGCAATGCTCCGGCCCAACGAAGTTTTGCCAATGCCCGGCGGACCGTAAAAACAAAGAATGGGACTTTTCATGTCGCCCTTTAATTTCAGTACGGCCAGGTATTCCAAAATCCGCTCTTTGATTTTGTCCATGCCGTAATGATCGGCGTCCAAAATTTCTTTTGCTTTTTTCAGGTCGTAAACGTCCTCGGTGTAATCTTCCCAAGGCAAGTCAAGCATCAGGTCAAGATGATTGTACACCACCGAATAATCCGGTGTGCTTGGATGCATCCGTTCCAGCTTTTCTATGCCTTTTTTGAATGATTCTCTTGCGGCTTCGGGCCATTTTTTTGCTTCGGCACGCTTCTGCAATTCCTTTACTTCACGTTCGTTCGGATCGCCGCCCAATTCTTCCTTGATACTTTTTAATTGCTGCTGCAAAAAATATTCGCGTTGCTGCTTGTCTATTTCGGTGCGGGTCTTGTTTGTGACTTTGTTTTTGAGTTCGGCAAACTGCAATTCTTTTTGCAAAAACTGCATCAACAACTCGGCTCTTTCGCGCAAGTTGTTTAGTTGAAGGAGTTGCTGTTTTTCTTTGATGTCAATGGTTAGATTGCTGGAAACGAAATGAATCAGGAAGGATGCGTTTTCGATGTTGCGCAAAATTACCGATGCTTCGCTGGGAATGTTTGGCGATAGCTGAATGATTTCGGTAGCTATATCTTTTATGTTGGCAACGTAGGCTTCAAAATCAGGATCAGTTGGCGCTTCGTCTTCGATGACAGCTGAAATCTTTGCCTTGAAATAAGGCTCCTCGCTAATGATGGCATCTACAGCAAAACGCGTTTTGCCCTGGATGATGATAGTCGTGCCACCGTCGGGCATTTTTATTTGCTTAATGATGCGGGCTACGGTTCCGATGTGCTCCAAATCTTTTGCCTGCGGGTCTTCTACCGTGCTGTCTTTTTGCGCAATGACGCCTATAAGTTTGGCGCCTTTGTAGGCTTCGTTTACGGCTTTGATGCTTTTGTCTCTTCCAACCGTTATCGGTAAAACAACGCCTGGAAATAATACCGTGTTGCGCAATGGCAACAAGGAAATTTCTTCGGGCAGTTCAATCTTTTCGTTTATATCGGCATCGTTTTCATGTATGGGCATGATGGGCAAAAAATCCATCTCTTCTTCCGGCTTAAATAATAGGCTCATGAACAAAGTTTAAATTTCAACAGAGCCTGCGAAAGTACAAAAGGAACAGGGACGGTCAACCACGAAACAAAGAGTCGTCTTTGTTGACGGCTCTTTGTTTGAATTTCAACGAAACCGGGTTTTTATTGCCGCTTCCAAAGGCTATCGTTTGCCTTACAAATGGCAATAAAACACTCAGAGTTTTGAAAAGTTTTTTACGTCTATTAACGTACCGTTTCCGTTTCGGATGTACAGGTAGTACGCACCTGCACGCAGGCCTGACGTATTCAACTTTAATTCCTGCGAAGCATTGCTTGTGCTAAACTCATGATAGCCGGCTACCTGTCCGGAAAGCGTTACGATCTGAATTTGATAGCGGCCACTTGCCAGCCCGTTTAATTTTAATTGCAGGCTTTCGTTGACAGGGTTTGGATAGAGCGTAACGTTGCTTTCGTTGGCGTAAATTACTTGTACAGTTTTGCTGTACTGCACTCCTCCAAGACTGACGGCTTTGATGCGGTAAAAATTCGCACCTCTAACCGGACTGGCGTCCGTTGCATAATGCGTTTCTCCTTTTTCTACTGTCTTGAATACCGGCATAAATGAAATCCCGTCCGTTGCTCGTTCCACCTCGAAATAAAGATGATCTGGACCGGTTGATGCCTCCCATTTTATAGCGACCTGATTACCGGCTTTTGTTGCTCTTACATCGGTGAAATTTACCGGCAAAATCACCAGCGGCACCGTTGATTTAATAACCTGAATATCGTCAAGAAAAAATCCTTCATCGGTTCCGCTTGCATCCGATGTAAATTCAAAACGCAACTTAACCGTCGCTGAGCTCAATACGTTTTTTAAATCAACGGTTTCTTTTACCCAATAATCCTGGTAGCCAGTCAGGGCCGGGTTACCGCCTAATGTTCCTTTGGATTCCATTACCGTATGCACACCGGATAATGGCGTGTATGTGGCGTTGCCTTTGGTTCCTGTCGTGTACTGAATTTGCAGTTTGTCATAGCCGTTTTGCGAACGGTAACGGGTCCAGAAAGTCAAATATGCAGCCGTTGCGTTTGACAAGTCAAGGGCTGATGCTGTAGTGATGGTTGATGTGACGTTGTTGCCATACGTTGTGCCCGGCGATTGGCTCAACGAATGTGTTCCGTTGAACGCAGAAGCGGATGTATAACCCCATGAGGAACTTGCCCAGCTCGTACTTAAACTGCTGCCTTCCATGTCATCGCTGAGAATAACAGTTGGGTTGTAAAACTTAACCAGGGTATCGAGTTTAGTAATGCCGCCTGTTTCGGTTTTTACCACAAACTTTATTCGTTGCCCGTTCGCAATGTTGGAATACATGGTGTAATTGATGCTGACCGTGGCAGTGCCCAAATAATTTGGCAAAGAAGAAACCGTTGCCGGTGCGCCTACCGATGAAAGATTCTCCAAGGGTATCACCGTAACCTTTACCGAAGAATCCACGCGGCCAATGCGGCGCAAAAGAAAATCGAGTGTGCCCGTCTTGCTGGTAAGAGCGATTGTGGTTTTGTCATCAACATCCACATAGGCACCACCAAAAAGTGCGGCCTGCAGATTGCCGAAAAAAACGTCTTTGCAATAGGTGATGATGTTGCTTGATGCGGGCCAGAACGTATTCAACCCCAAACCGACTTCAGGACTAACGGCATAAACAGGTGAACGCAAATTCAGGTCCCCGGCCATGAACCAATCGTCGGAAGAACCGTTAGCCGTATAACCTACCGTTTCGGGCGGTGTGCCAACCTCGTAAAAGTCATAGCGTGTTCCCATGGCGCCGGTGGTTTTTATAATGGCGGAATCAGTGCCCGACAAAGTGCCGGTTGGCACGCAGTAGCCGTGAATCCAATAACCACCATAAGCATGATAATTCACAGCAAATTGAAAATTGTGGAGTTTGAGATAGTCGCGCATCAACTGCGTTTCCATTGCCTGAAAGGCATAATCGCCGTGATAATTATCGTCTGTCGTAACATCCGATGAACCGTTGTTCGGATAGTCGAAACCGTAGCCATAGTTTCGGTTTAGGTCCTGGCCAAAACTGCCATCTGAATTGGGTTGACGGTTTTTCCGCCACAAGCCTCCACCTGCTGGATTGGTGGTTTGGTTGTACACATAACCATCGGGATTTAAACACGGAATAAAAACAAGTTGCCGGTTGTCGACAATTTCTTTTATGCGGTCATTGGTTGCGTAATTCTCCAGCAAATACTGCATGAAAAAAATCAGGTTCTCCATGCCCAAAGGTTCGCGTGCATGGTGCATGCCGGTAAACAAAACTTCCGGCTCGTTTTCGTTTGTATTAACGTTATCGGAGATGGTTAGTGCCCATATGGCCCGGTTTTCATACGTGTGGCCAATGGAGTCGAGTTTGGCAAGCGCGGGATAGTTTAGCACCATACTGTCCAACTCTTTTTTCATCTGGGCAAAAGTTAAATAGCCGCCCATTGAACCTGAGTTGAAAGCCGCAGGCGTTACGACCGTGCTTGCAAATGATTTATCCGCTGTGCTAAAAAGAAGTCTTTGGGCAGCGTTTGTATTGTTCTGACTGTTGTCATTTTTGAAAAACTCATCGGGTTTATTTCGTCTTATAAAATCCGCTTCTTCGTCTTCAATCGTTGTTTCGTAGCGAATACCCGATGCGGCAAGTTTTTGTATTTCGGCTGCGTTTAGCGTTGTGATCATCGTTTCTCCTGACGCATTATAGTAAGCGTGATCAATGCCAACCCCGGCTTTCTGCAAAAGGGAAACTTCTTTCTTCGGTACAAAAATTTTTACCTGGCTATACTTGGTTTTTGGTTGCGAGTACGCGGGATTGAGCGCAAGACAGGCGCACAAAATACTGACGACGCGAAATAGTTTCATAGGACATAAACGGTTTAAACAGGAATTGGAAAAAGAACAGAGACGTGTTGGTTTTGGTTATACTTTATACTGTTTTGCGAAAAGCATTGCACGGTGTTATACCAACCACCAGCCTTGCGCAAATATTTTTACCTTTTGCGTCACAGGCTGGTGGTTGACACCGGGCCGTTTTATCGTTTAATCAATAATTCTGTTGTTGTAGAAGATGATGCGTTTTGAAGGCGCATCCAATAAACGCCTTTTGGCAGCGAAGACAAATCCAGGTTTTGCCGGTTCTCACCAGCGACCAACGTCACATTTTTATACCAAACGCTTCGGCCACTGGCATCAAAAAATTGCAAAGTTGTATTGCCGGGCGTTTCCGTGGTTATGGTTACAGCAACAAATGAAGAAGCGGGATTGGGCGTAAGCCGAATGTTGTTTCGGTCCGTCGCCTGCAATTTTTGAATGTTGCTAAAAGCGGCTGTGCCTTTCGCTGCAATTTGCAACCGGTAGTAAACCGTGCCTTCCAACAAATAGGGGTCATCAAATACATAGGTTTTTGCCGCCCCGTTAACGGCTACAGTTTGGGTGTAAACGTTGTACCATTTCATTGCGTCGGTGCTGCGCTGAACGGTGTATTCTGTTCCGGCTTCCTCGTTGGCTATTTGCCAGCTTGTATGCGCTTTGCCCGATTTGTTTACGGCATTAAAAGTTACCAGTGATGTGGCCAATGGATTTATTGACACAGGCAAACGGTAGTCTTCCACTTCGCCATCGCCAAAAAAGCCGGTTGCGTTCGATGTGGTCATGCCGTTCGCCGTTGGTGCGATGCGCACACGGATGTATGTGTACTGGCCGGCTGTTAAGCTCGAAGAAATCCCACTCCACGTAATGAAGATTGTTTTCGGCGTGGCGCTGCTCGACAAGGTGTCTATCATCTTGCCTTCGCCCGGGTCAAAAACCCCGTTGTTGTTAAAATCAACCCAGGCACAAATGGTCGCCGTCGAACCTGTGTTGTTTAAATACTTTACCGAACAATAATAAGACCCTGAAGAGGGATTTACTAAGCTTCCCGAAACCATCCCATCATCGTAGTTGTCAGAATTTGCCAAAGCCGTTTGTCCGCGTGTGACCCATTCGTTACTGCTGCTTGTGCCGAGGTAAAGAAGTGAGCTGATTTCATGCATTGCGGGATCGCTACCCACCGGGTCGTAGCTTGCGGGTGCGTCGCCAAAGTCCACTTTTGGTTTGAACGCTTCCCCGGCATCGCCGTATCGGGCCAATATGTTTGTTCCATTTAACGTTAGTGTTTTTTGCGCGGCCGTGTTAACCGTTCCGTCACCGTTGTAAGGAATGACAACGCCTGTGGAAGGAGCGCCGCCTGAATTACCGAGGGAATACAGTTGGTTGTTCCAGTCGATAGCCATTTGCTTCGGTGTATTGGAACCGGTTGGCGAGTACACCGCTATCATGTTTTTTGTGTAGAGGTCTTGGTGGTAATAATTTTCAAAAGTGGCCTTTGAATCAAAATCATACAGCACACCATTCGTTACGCCCAAGTCACCCCAATCATGTTTCGATCCGTCAGTCGCAAAAACCTGGCTTGCTGCCTTTGGCGTATAAGTTGTGTTAGTAAAATCAATTCGCCAAAGCAAACTTTTAGTTGCGTTGGTACCGCCGGCTACGTCAACGCCAAGGTAGAGCGAGCTGTCGTAAAACGAAGCGCCGCCAATTTCCACGCCTACGTCAAAGGTTGGCAGCCAGGCCGTCACGTCGTTGATGGCAACGCCAAATGTGTCCATGTCATAATTGTAACGATAAACACTTTTATTCGCTGCGTTGGTTGTACCACCACTCCCGGTCGCATCATGCACATAATACACGTAATGTTTTACGGGATCGTATCCAAGCGAGTTTAAGGAAGTAGCACCGGGGTCCGTAAACAGAAGCTTCGATTTGCCGGTTACGGGGTCAACGTAATACACGCTGTTATCAACAACAGTAAGTACATAACCGGCTTGATTGGTGTAAGGTTTAGACGGCGCAAAATAATTGGTAGCGAAAGTGCCCGGCGAACAGGCTGAAATATCTGATAACCAAAATTCGCCATTTTCCTTTCCGTTCTTTGTTCCCGTTTGCGTCACAACAATGCTAAAACTGGTAACAGTGCCAGTGATGTTTACATTCAAAGTACCGTCTGTGGAAGATGTGGCAACGGCCGTCGTTGCCGCTGCTGTGGCGGAAGCGGAGACTGTACCGTTACCGGCAAGTGTGAGATCGGTGGTGGCACCAATGCTTGCGAGTGTTACAATGCTGCCTGTATTGGTGGTGATGGTGACTTTTTGGTTATAGTCAATATCGAAGAGCGAAAATTTTACGTTGTCAACACTTTTTTGAAACGAAACGGTGATGGTTCCGTCGCCCAGAAAATGAATATCATTTCCGAAGCCAAAAGCGCCTGTTTCTGCCGTATTGTTTCCGTCTTCGCCTGTTGCGTTAGATCCGGTATAATTATGCGTTACCGTCATTATCTGCGTGCCGAAAGCAAAATTTTGTGTTTGTGATCTTGTTAAATCGGTATATGGCGAAAGGCCAGCGGATGGAAAGAATTGCAGGTAATCCCAATTGACAGCGCAATTGGTGTAACCCGCTCCGCACTGCGAAAAGGACCCATGGAAAAGTAAGATTACAGTAAAGCTTAAGAGTAAAAATTTTTTCATAGGGTAAATTGAATTGAGAAAATATTCCCTTGTAAAATTCTTTACCCTTGAAGATGCGCGAAGGCCGGAAACAAATATTCGGCACGGCTTCAGAGGGTATTGGAATTTCCGAGGCAAATAAAGAATACAAAAACAAACGAACCAAGTGTTTTCACCTATTTATTTTTTTGAAAAACACATATTCGTAATTGTACGGTTGAAGCTTATAAAAAAGATGAAAACCTTACTTGGTTTTGCATCGTAAATCTTCGCAAAAGACATTTTTCATATAACAGTTGCAAAAAAAATCCCCTCGCGAACGAAGGGATATAAAATGCAAAAAAGATGTTTACAGTCCTAAGCCAAGCGACAATTGAAAGCCCTGGCTTTTCCATTTGTCTTTGTTGTCAATGTCGTTGATGTTGTTCAAACCAACCACGTAACGGCCGTTCAATTTAATCTTGCCCAAACTGATTTGCGCACCGCCAAGCATGGAGAAATCGCCTTTCTTAAAAGCGTCTTCGCCGTTCTGCAATAAGTTCTTGTTGTGATCCATTAACACGCTGAACATTGGCCCGGCTTGCAGCGAAAGCAACGAACCCAATTTGTAGTTCAGCAGCAGCGGAATGGACAAATAGTTCAGCTTGACGTCAGTAGCGCCGCTCAAAGCGTTTTGATAAATGTGGTTAAAGCTGCTGTCTGTTTTTGTTTGGTACTGGTTAAACAAAACTTCGGGCTGAATGCTAAAGCGGCCACCGATGCCGATATTGGCAAAGCCACCAAGATGATAACCGTATTTGAATTCATCATTAAACGATTTGCCGTCTATTTTAATGATGTTGGCGCCGGCTTTTAGGCCTATGCTGAATTGCGCCATTGAGGCTTGTGCAAGAAAAAGAAAAAGAACAAAGGCGGATAACTTGAATTTCATAAACGGGAGTTTTTTTCAGATTTCCAAGTATGATGCCGCATCTTGTTAACTAATCCGAAATCTTTAAAACACTACACCTGTATTAACGAGGAAAGCTGTAGTGAAATTGTTGGACGTGGCAGGAAAGTAATAATCGAACATGACTTGTGGCTGAATGAAGAATTTGCCTTTTGCGTACTCGGCTTTAAAGAAGGCCGTTAAAGAAATGGGCTGAAAATAAACGTTGTTGTCGAAGGCGACGTTTTCTGTGTTGTATAAAATACTGTTGCCTGTGCGCCGCACGGTAGCGTAGGTATTGCTTGTTTGATTAAAACCAAATTGCTGCGAGCCGCTGATGAATGAAAACTGAGGCGTCAGCCGAATGTAGTCGCTGGCCAGCACGTTAAGAAAATAAAAGTCGTGGCGTACCGAAGTCACAAGATTGACATCAATAACCTTTTCATTTGTATTGATGCGGGTAAATCCTCTTTGTGCAAGGTTGATGTTTTGAATCTTTTCTTCTACCTCTTTAAAATTGGCGCGGCTGCCCCAACCGTAGCTAAATCCTGCCGAAGGTTTAAACCAAAGCTTGCGGTAAGTGAAGTAAGCGTAAGCTTCGTTTTGCAAAGGCGAAGTATAGAACGGCAAACTTTTCTTTGTAACGTAATGCGTTAACGAAAGACCTGTGATAAAGGCTTTGTTTTTTTGAAAGTCGTATGAACCGGTTACCGAAAACTGGTAAGGATTCAGGCCCGTTCCGTCGTTAACAACCGAGGCGCCAGCGCCGATGCCGTAGCCCGCTTTGTCGTAATAGCCAGCGGATGGCGAATACATAAATCGCCGCCGGGTTTCGGAACGGTTATCCTTTGTTTCAAAGGCAAGAAAACTTTGTCCAAATGAAACATTAACCAATGTAAAACTGTGCGGTGAGGTTAAGGAATCAATCAGTTTATCCAGTTCACTAAAAAGTTCATCGTAGTCGGTAAAGGTTGTATCAACGGCAAGCGAATCTTTTCCCTTTTGCGCAAAACAAAAAGTTGCCAGACAAAAGCCCAATATGGTGAATGAAAGCTTCCGAAGCATTGCGCTGATTTTGGTTTTTCAGAGTGATAAACAAGCTTGTTGACGGACAAGATAGAGCAAAGTTTAAACATGTCAAACGTGAGAAGTGAAACGTGAAACTCTAGAGTCTTTACTTAAAGTTCACTGCGGTTTCACTTCACACGTCTGTCGTCTTATCCCAGTTCCAACAGGGTAATCTCTGGTAAGATTCCTACGCGGCCCGGATAGCCGATGAAACCGTAACCACGGTTTACGTAAATCACCTGTTTCCCTTCGCGATAAAGGCCCGCCCATTGGCGGTAAACGTACTGCACCGGGCTCCAGCGGAAGCCCGGTATTTCAACGCCAAATTGAAAGCCGTGCGTATGTCCGGCCAATGTTAAATCTATGTCGCCAAACTTGGGCCGTACTTCCGCGTCCCAATGCGTCGGATCGTGGCTCATTAAAATTTTAAAGGGATATTTTTCGGCGCCTGCGTAGGCTTTTGTAAGGTTTCCGTAGCGGGCAAAATTTTTCAAAGCACTCCAGTTTTGTATGCCGATCAATGCAATCTCCTCTCCGTTTTTTTGTAGCGGTACGTGTTCGTCGAGCAGCAGTCGCCAGCCAAGTTTTGCGTGCACGTCTTTTAGCTTTTCAAGGTTGTTGCGTTTTTGTTCGGCACTGTCCCACGAAGTGTAATCGCCGTAATCGTGGTTGCCGAAAATGGAATAAACACCCATGGGTGCGCTGAGTTTGTTGAACACCTCCATGTAAGGCAGCATTTCTTCGTATTTGTTGTTCACCAGATCGCCGGTAAACAAAATAAGATCGGGTTTCAGCGCCATGATTTTCTCTACACCTTTTCGTACGGCGTCTGTATCGGTGAAGCTTCCGGAGTGAATGTCGGAAATCTGCACAATGCGCAAACCTTTGAACGCTTCAGGAAGGTTGGGAAAAGAAAGCGGTACTCGTTTTACTTTATAATTGTATTTGTTGGTAAAACCGTAAATAAGTGACGTAAACAAGCTTCCGCCCACTGCAATGCCCAACCAGCTTAAAAAAAGCGACCGGCTGATTTCGGGACTGGATTGTACACCACCGGCTTCTACGTTCTGAAAAAAAATCTTTCCCCACAGCCACTGAATGCCGCGCCGAATATCGTCAATCAAAAAAAAGATGGCCGCGAACAATTTCAGGATAAACAATCCCACCAACACCGCGAACACGGTGCTGCGCAAGCCTTTTTGAAGATTATCAAGGTTGAGGTAGGGCAATAAAAAAAGAAGGACAATTACGAGAACGGAAACCACCCAATAAGTAACGCTGACAATGCCTTTGGTGCGTGGGGCGGCACCGTGCATCAGAAACTTTACAATTTGAAAAACATAAATGTCAAGGCCAATCATGAAGGCGGCAAACAAAAGCCAGAAGGGTGAACTGCGCATGACGCAAATCTATAATAAGGTAAAACCGTGGGTGAATCTTTAACAACACCGCTTTGTGCCCTCATTCACTGTATTTTTGCGCACACCGTAAAACACGGCAGAAATCTATGGGCAGAATTATTGGCGTGGCCAATCAAAAAGGCGGAGTTGGAAAAACCACGACGGCGATTAACCTGGCGGCAAGTTTTGCCGTGCTTGAATACAAGACTTTGCTGGTGGATGCAGATCCGCAGGCCAACAGCACCACGGGCGTTGGCTTCGACTTGCAAAACGTAACGCAAAGCCTTTACGATTGCATGGTGAACAATGCCGAAGCAAAAGACGTGGTGTTGAAGACCGACATTCCAAACCTCGACCTCATTCCTTCGCACATTGATTTGGTGGGAGCCGAAATCGAAATGATCAATTATCCCAATCGTGAAGCTGTTTTAAAAAATCTTCTCGATGCGATAAGGGACAATTATGATTTCATCATCGTGGATTGTTCGCCATCGCTTGGATTGATTACAGTGAACGCATTAACCGCCGCCGACTCGGTAATTGTTCCGGTGCAATGCGAATTTTTTGCGCTGGAAGGTTTGGGAAAGTTGTTGAACACTATCAAAATTGTGCAAAGCCGTTTAAATACTGCCTTGCTTATTGAAGGCATTTTGATGACGATGTACGACGGCCGTTTGCGCCTTTGCAACCAGGTGGTGGCCGAAGTTCGCCGCCATTTTGAAGACATTGTTTTTACCACCATCATTCACCGCAATTCAAGGCTGAGCGAAGCGCCATCGTTTGGCAAGCCTGTAATTCTTTACGACGCCAACAGCAAAGGAGCCATGAATTATTTGAACCTCGCCAAAGAGATTCTGCAGAAAAATAATCTCACCAAAATTCCTCAGGAAGAGCGAACGATTGAAATGTAGGAAATAGCCGAATGCGTCGCTGCTGTTTCGCGGCGGCAGTTTCTAGCTCATCGAATTTTATCGTTTTCCTTGCAAACGGCTTTGTATTGTTGTGTCCCGAAGCCGCGTTTGAACAATTAACTTTGCGCTTTCAACTTTGATTTTTTTAATGAAGAACATGACCGCACCGAAACAAAATAAAGACGCACTGGGAAAAGGAATCCGTTCCCTTCTGCAAAACATCAATACCGATTTAAAAAACACCGAAGGTGCGCTAAAGCCACAAGTGGTGGAAGCCGCTACGGGCTCGCTCCGCATACCGGTTGAAAACATTGAAACCAATCCCAAGCAGCCGCGAAAAGATTTTGATGAAACGGCTTTGCAGGAATTGGCCCAATCCATCAAACTGCACGACATCATTCAGCCCATTACGGTTTCAAAACTTCACACCAACAAATACCGGCTCATTTCCGGCGAAAGAAGATGGCGGGCCGCAAAACTTGCAGGCTTAAAAGACATTCCGGCTTTTGTGCGGCAGGCCAACGACCAGGAGCTATTGGAACTTGCCTTGCTGGAAAACCTGCAACGCGAAGACCTGAACGCGATGGAAATTGCGCTCAGCTACAAGCGCATGATGGAAGAACTTGCCCACACGCAGGAGCAGGTGGCCGAACGCATGGGCAAAGACCGCAGCACCGTTACCAACTACATTCGGTTGCTTAAACTCCCGCCCGATATTCAAATTGCGGTGCGTGCCGGCGAAATCAGCATGGGACACGCAAGGGCGTTAATTAACGTGGACACCATTGACAAGCAGCTTTACATTTTCGACGAGATAAAAACAAAAGGACTTTCGGTGCGGCAAACCGAGAACCTTGTTCGCAACATTTACCGCGAAAAAGAGGAAAAGAAAAATACCGAAACGCTTCCTCCGGCTTATAAAAAGGTAGAAGACAAACTCGCTTCACACTTCAGCACAAAAGTGAAAATGCGGCACGGCAAAGACGGCAGCGGCAGCATCACCTTTGAATATTATTCGCTGGAAGAAATGAACAAATTGCTTGACCAAATGGACGTGACGATTGAATAAGAACGGCAGACATACGGTCTTTTTTCTTTTCTTTCTACTCCTCTCCTGTTGCTGTTTTTCGCAGCAGGACACAACGAAAAAAGCAATTCCTGCCGACAGCCTGGTGAAAAAATCGGCTCCGATTGCTGACAATGTAAAAGCCGATTCGGTGCGTAAGGCTTTTGTTCCAAAAAAGGCAACCCTGCGTTCATTGATGGTGCCCGGCTGGGGACAGATTTACAACAAAAAATACTGGAAGGTTCCCATCGTTTACGGCGCTTTGGGCACAGCAGCCGGCATCTTTGTTTACAACCTGAAAAACTACCGCGAAATTCGTTTTGCCTATGCCGCAAAATACAAGGCAGCGCTGCCCAGTGCCACCCACGCCGATACGGTAGCGCTTGCCAGCATTAAACCTTACCTGGTTCCCTTTGATTTGAATTCTCTTCGTACGTATCGCGATGAGTTTCGCAGCAATATTGATTACTCCGTTTTGGCCTTTCTTCTTCTTTGGGGATTGCAGGTTGCCGATGCTACTGTAGATGCGCATCTAAAGTTGTTTGATGTAAGCCCCAACCTGAGTCTCAAGTTTAAATTCGGGCCAAGCCAAATGGCAGGAACAACGGGTGCAAGCCTGGTGCTGGCTTTTAAATAAGTTGACCGGGAACTTCCTCTCTAAGAAAAATTCTTTTTGTCTTCGCTTTAATTCATGTAATTCGTGCACTAAAATTCGTGTTTACATGAACATTGCATTAATCGGTTACGGCAAGATGGGGCACATGATTGAAGAAATTGCTTTGCAACGCGGCCATCAAATTGTTTTAAAGATCAACATCGAAAACCTTGAGGATTTTACAAAAGAGAATCTCTCCAAAGCCGATGTGGCCATCGAATTTACTAGCCCCGACAGTGCGTTTGAAAACGTAAAAGGTTGCCTTGATTTTGGTTTGCCAGTCGTCA
Coding sequences within:
- a CDS encoding M14 family zinc carboxypeptidase, which gives rise to MKLFRVVSILCACLALNPAYSQPKTKYSQVKIFVPKKEVSLLQKAGVGIDHAYYNASGETMITTLNAAEIQKLAASGIRYETTIEDEEADFIRRNKPDEFFKNDNSQNNTNAAQRLLFSTADKSFASTVVTPAAFNSGSMGGYLTFAQMKKELDSMVLNYPALAKLDSIGHTYENRAIWALTISDNVNTNENEPEVLFTGMHHAREPLGMENLIFFMQYLLENYATNDRIKEIVDNRQLVFIPCLNPDGYVYNQTTNPAGGGLWRKNRQPNSDGSFGQDLNRNYGYGFDYPNNGSSDVTTDDNYHGDYAFQAMETQLMRDYLKLHNFQFAVNYHAYGGYWIHGYCVPTGTLSGTDSAIIKTTGAMGTRYDFYEVGTPPETVGYTANGSSDDWFMAGDLNLRSPVYAVSPEVGLGLNTFWPASSNIITYCKDVFFGNLQAALFGGAYVDVDDKTTIALTSKTGTLDFLLRRIGRVDSSVKVTVIPLENLSSVGAPATVSSLPNYLGTATVSINYTMYSNIANGQRIKFVVKTETGGITKLDTLVKFYNPTVILSDDMEGSSLSTSWASSSWGYTSASAFNGTHSLSQSPGTTYGNNVTSTITTASALDLSNATAAYLTFWTRYRSQNGYDKLQIQYTTGTKGNATYTPLSGVHTVMESKGTLGGNPALTGYQDYWVKETVDLKNVLSSATVKLRFEFTSDASGTDEGFFLDDIQVIKSTVPLVILPVNFTDVRATKAGNQVAIKWEASTGPDHLYFEVERATDGISFMPVFKTVEKGETHYATDASPVRGANFYRIKAVSLGGVQYSKTVQVIYANESNVTLYPNPVNESLQLKLNGLASGRYQIQIVTLSGQVAGYHEFSTSNASQELKLNTSGLRAGAYYLYIRNGNGTLIDVKNFSKL
- the lon gene encoding endopeptidase La; the encoded protein is MSLLFKPEEEMDFLPIMPIHENDADINEKIELPEEISLLPLRNTVLFPGVVLPITVGRDKSIKAVNEAYKGAKLIGVIAQKDSTVEDPQAKDLEHIGTVARIIKQIKMPDGGTTIIIQGKTRFAVDAIISEEPYFKAKISAVIEDEAPTDPDFEAYVANIKDIATEIIQLSPNIPSEASVILRNIENASFLIHFVSSNLTIDIKEKQQLLQLNNLRERAELLMQFLQKELQFAELKNKVTNKTRTEIDKQQREYFLQQQLKSIKEELGGDPNEREVKELQKRAEAKKWPEAARESFKKGIEKLERMHPSTPDYSVVYNHLDLMLDLPWEDYTEDVYDLKKAKEILDADHYGMDKIKERILEYLAVLKLKGDMKSPILCFYGPPGIGKTSLGRSIANAIGRKYVRLSLGGIHDESEIRGHRKTYIGAMPGRIVQNIRKIKSSNPVMILDEVDKVGSDFRGDPSSALLEVLDPEQNHSFYDNYLELEYDLSKVLFIATANNLQTIQPALRDRLEIIELSGYAVEEKIEIAKRHLIPKQVEAHGLKSSKFKISDKILEKIIQDYTRESGVRELDRHLAAIMRFQAKELAMNGAIKPVLTTEDIEKILGKSRFSNELYKQATIPGVAVGLAYTYVGGDILFIEAALSDGKPELRLTGNLGEVMKESAVTALSYLSANAKKFGIDPKLLEKKTIHIHVPEGAVPKDGPSAGVTMLTALASAFTGKKIKPYLGMTGEITLRGQVLPVGGIKEKVLAAKRAGLKDLILCWQNEKDVQEINPDYIKGVRFHYVKMMKEVIDLAIEN